In one Anabrus simplex isolate iqAnaSimp1 chromosome 9, ASM4041472v1, whole genome shotgun sequence genomic region, the following are encoded:
- the Naxe gene encoding NAD(P)H-hydrate epimerase produces MTFVSVFRSRSIKQITTGITILSKRRYSQKSMVKYLNQEEAINIDLELFNEYQYSVDQLMELAGLSCAVSIAKCYPLKQLTNRTVVVCCGPGNNGGDGLVCARHLKLFGYCPSIFYPKRTDKPLYKNLTVQCLSMDIPLLDTMPSVQELDEDCGLVVDALFGFSFKPPVRPDFAAVLETLEKTKAPVCSVDIPSGWNVETGPPSSGAIKPELLISLTAPKKCAENFEGKFHYLGGRFVPPALEKKYGLNLPEYPGTECCVQLK; encoded by the coding sequence ATGACGTTTGTGTCGGTGTTTAGAAGTCGCTCCATAAAGCAAATAACTACCGGAATTACCATCTTATCGAAGCGCAGGTATTCTCAAAAAAGCATGGTGAAATACTTGAATCAGGAAGAGGCTATAAATATAGATCTGGAACTGTTCAACGAGTACCAGTATAGTGTAGACCAGCTCATGGAATTGGCTGGGCTTAGTTGTGCTGTGTCCATTGCTAAATGCTATCCCTTAAAGCAACTTACAAACAGGACTGTCGTCGTCTGTTGTGGGCCAGGTAACAACGGTGGTGATGGTCTTGTGTGTGCAAGGCACTTGAAATTGTTCGGATATTGTCCGTCCATATTTTACCCTAAGAGAACGGACAAACCTCTGTACAAAAACTTGACTGTTCAGTGTTTGTCAATGGATATACCATTGCTCGATACGATGCCATCAGTCCAAGAACTTGATGAAGACTGTGGCTTGGTTGTTGATGCCTTGTTTGGATTTAGCTTTAAGCCACCAGTTCGACCAGATTTTGCTGCTGTTTTGGAAACTTTGGAGAAAACCAAGGCACCAGTGTGCAGTGTTGATATTCCTAGTGGTTGGAACGTGGAAACTGGGCCTCCTTCAAGTGGTGCAATCAAACCTGAATTGCTCATATCTCTTACAGCTCCTAAAAAGTGTGCTGAAAACTTTGAAGGGAAATTTCACTATTTAGGTGGACGTTTTGTTCCACCAGCATTAGAAAAGAAATATGGTCTGAATCTGCCAGAATACCCAGGTACAGAATGCTGCGTACAACTGAAGTAG